A genomic window from Daphnia carinata strain CSIRO-1 chromosome 9, CSIRO_AGI_Dcar_HiC_V3, whole genome shotgun sequence includes:
- the LOC130702674 gene encoding uncharacterized protein LOC130702674 isoform X1 produces MGVEIAPNDGAIPSVGLHVLGHLLLWLGRSSWFLGYLCCTGMDSAGFCYREVVIVSVLNYFLFVSKYRAFCCSCCMVRFAASRTFWWICALAVRVVGAGAGSASCIVGAYFFRVTKFPAFPA; encoded by the exons ATGGGCGTTGAGATCGCCCCCAACGATGGCGCTATTCCCAGTGTAG GTCTTCATGTGTTGGGACATCTATTGCTGTGGCTTGGACGTTCTTCTTG GTTCCTTGGTTACTTGTGCTGTACTGGAATGGATTCTGCCGGCTTCTGTTACCGAGAGGTTGTGATCGTAAGCGtacttaattattttttgtttgttagcaAATATAGGGCATTTTGCTGTTCCTGCTGCATGGTCAGATTTGCAGCAAGTCGGACATTTTGGTGGATCTGTGCATTGGCTGTACGTGTCGTGGGCGCTGGAGCAGGATCTGCAAGCTGTATCGTTGGGGCATATTTCTTCCGGGTGACCAAATTTCCAGCATTTCCGGCATAA
- the LOC130702674 gene encoding uncharacterized protein LOC130702674 isoform X2: MGVEIAPNDGAIPSVGLHVLGHLLLWLGRSSCKYRAFCCSCCMVRFAASRTFWWICALAVRVVGAGAGSASCIVGAYFFRVTKFPAFPA; the protein is encoded by the exons ATGGGCGTTGAGATCGCCCCCAACGATGGCGCTATTCCCAGTGTAG GTCTTCATGTGTTGGGACATCTATTGCTGTGGCTTGGACGTTCTTCTTG caAATATAGGGCATTTTGCTGTTCCTGCTGCATGGTCAGATTTGCAGCAAGTCGGACATTTTGGTGGATCTGTGCATTGGCTGTACGTGTCGTGGGCGCTGGAGCAGGATCTGCAAGCTGTATCGTTGGGGCATATTTCTTCCGGGTGACCAAATTTCCAGCATTTCCGGCATAA
- the LOC130697764 gene encoding endocuticle structural glycoprotein SgAbd-1-like isoform X3: protein MKLLLFAAVLAIAAAVPSSYNPEYKAPSYPASKFATPSYTAPKYPTPSYPTPAYPTPSYKDNKYADITVTSQSDERNIDGSSQWSYGQSDYTTREESQVQKKMQGVAYDSYGKATYEDVMGNTNKGSSYWISPEGEKFTLTWTADDAGFQPKGDHLPVAPVYEYELPVAPVHIPFNGKGYKIY, encoded by the exons ATGAAGCTC TTGTTGTTCGCTGCCGTCTTGGCTATTGCCGCTGCCGTTCCTTCCAGCTATAACCCGGAATACAAAGCTCCCAGCTACCCTGCATCAAAATTCGCTACCCCTAGCTACACCGCACCCAAGTACCCTACGCCTAGCTACcccacaccagcctaccccacaccaagctacaaggataacaaatacgctgaCATTACAGTCACTAGCCAATCCGACgagcgcaacatcgatggcagcagccagtggag CTACggccagtctgactacacaacccgtgaagaatctcaagttcagaagaagatgcaaggagtcgcTTACGATTCTTACGGAAAGGCCACCTACGAAGATGTTATGGGCAACACTAACAagggatcttcctactggATTTCCCCTGAAGgcgagaaattcactttgacctggaccgctgatgatgctggattccagcccaaaggtgatcacttgcccgtGGCCCCCGTCTATGAATACGAGCTCCCCGTTGCCCCCGTTCACATCCCCTTCAATGGAAAGGGTTACAAGATTTACTAG